The Sulfurimonas lithotrophica genome includes a region encoding these proteins:
- the carB gene encoding carbamoyl-phosphate synthase large subunit, whose product MPKRTDINTILLIGSGPIVIGQACEFDYSGTQAVKTLKELGYRVVLINSNPATIMTDPEFADRTYIEPIKEDVVAKIIKEENVDAILPTMGGQTALNVATSMYEKGMLEGVEFLGASPEAIHKGEDRSAFNEAMVKIGMDLPKSANAYSVEEAMEVAREIGFPVISRASFTLAGGGSGVAYNMEEFEKLAAAGIEASPVNEIEIMESMLGWKEYEMEVIRDHADNCIIVCSIENFDPMGVHTGDSITVAPALTLTDKEYQRMRDASFAILREIGVDTGGSNVQFSINPKDGRMIVIEMNPRVSRSSALASKATGYPIAKVATLLAVGFTLDEITNDITGTPASFEPVIDYVVTKVPRFTFEKFPEAISTLGTSMKSVGEAMAIGRTFKESIQKALCSLETGLCGFDPIDADIQEIKREIRRPNADRALYVAEGFRRGMSIEEMFDTCAIDPWFLYQLQELIDAENNVTKDILTDENQMRLLKADGFSDKRLAQLVSQNSNVKCSEDDVNKARKDMAITMEYNEVDTCAAEFEALTPYLYSTTNITKIPAPKRQSNKKKVLIIGGGPNRIGQGIEFDYCCVHAAFALKEMDIETIMYNCNPETVSTDYDTSDVLYFEPIDFEHVREVIEQEKPDGIIVHFGGQTPLKLADSLTKIGANISGTPSAVIDLAEDREQFSDFVNKHGLKQPANGLASAKEQAPAIASRIGYPVLVRPSFVLGGRGMKIVYSEDELNEYMELAISVSNEAPVLIDKFLDQAIELDVDCISDGNEVYIGSVMQHIEEAGIHSGDSACSLPPVNLSDEMIKKVEAQTKVIALGLGVRGLMNVQYAIYEGEIYLIEVNPRASRTVPFVSKATGMPLAKVATRVMMGETLRSSLDFYDKYNIVKEDNGVLKPELKGHISVKEAVFPFHKLIGADLTLSPEMKSTGEVMGVSKNFGISFAKSQISAGNKIPTAGTCFLSFVDADKENATEIAQGLVNHGFKLVATKGTQEHLASKGVECERILKISEGRPNIEDSMKNDEIAMAINTSDNNTAKKDAVVIRQEVLKRSIPYFTTLSAARALLLALDEMKDDSWSDAKAIQDFLI is encoded by the coding sequence ATGCCAAAACGCACCGACATAAATACTATTTTACTTATTGGCTCCGGTCCGATTGTTATCGGTCAAGCTTGTGAATTTGACTACTCAGGTACTCAAGCCGTTAAAACTCTAAAAGAGTTGGGTTATCGAGTAGTTCTTATAAATTCAAATCCTGCTACTATTATGACTGATCCTGAATTTGCCGACCGTACTTATATTGAGCCTATAAAAGAAGATGTTGTTGCTAAAATTATTAAAGAAGAAAACGTAGATGCCATCCTACCTACTATGGGTGGTCAAACAGCACTAAACGTTGCAACTTCGATGTATGAGAAAGGGATGCTCGAAGGTGTAGAATTTTTAGGTGCATCTCCTGAAGCCATCCATAAAGGTGAAGATCGTTCGGCTTTTAACGAGGCTATGGTAAAAATCGGAATGGACTTACCAAAAAGTGCTAATGCATACTCGGTTGAAGAAGCTATGGAAGTAGCACGTGAAATCGGTTTTCCTGTAATATCCAGAGCTTCTTTTACCCTAGCCGGCGGGGGAAGCGGTGTAGCATACAATATGGAAGAGTTTGAAAAACTGGCAGCTGCAGGTATTGAAGCTAGTCCGGTAAACGAAATAGAGATTATGGAGTCGATGCTTGGTTGGAAAGAGTACGAGATGGAAGTTATCCGTGACCATGCCGATAACTGTATAATCGTATGTTCGATTGAAAACTTTGACCCTATGGGTGTTCATACCGGAGATTCTATAACTGTAGCACCTGCACTTACTCTTACGGATAAAGAGTACCAAAGAATGCGTGATGCTTCTTTTGCAATTTTGCGTGAAATCGGTGTAGATACGGGCGGGTCTAACGTTCAGTTCTCAATCAACCCAAAAGACGGTCGTATGATTGTTATTGAAATGAACCCTCGTGTATCTCGTTCATCTGCACTCGCATCTAAAGCTACAGGTTATCCTATTGCAAAAGTTGCAACACTTCTGGCTGTTGGATTTACTTTAGATGAAATCACAAACGATATTACGGGTACACCTGCATCGTTTGAGCCTGTAATTGACTACGTTGTTACAAAAGTACCTCGTTTTACATTTGAGAAATTTCCTGAAGCTATAAGCACACTTGGAACAAGTATGAAGTCCGTAGGTGAAGCTATGGCAATTGGTCGTACTTTTAAAGAGTCAATACAAAAAGCATTATGTTCACTTGAAACAGGACTTTGCGGTTTTGACCCGATAGATGCAGATATACAAGAGATAAAGCGTGAAATTCGCCGTCCAAATGCTGACCGTGCACTTTATGTAGCTGAAGGTTTTAGACGCGGTATGAGCATTGAAGAAATGTTTGATACGTGTGCAATTGACCCTTGGTTTCTTTACCAACTACAAGAACTCATAGATGCAGAAAATAATGTAACAAAAGATATCCTTACAGATGAGAACCAAATGCGTCTTTTAAAAGCCGACGGTTTTTCAGACAAACGTTTAGCTCAACTTGTAAGCCAAAATTCAAATGTAAAATGCAGTGAAGATGATGTAAATAAAGCTAGAAAAGATATGGCTATAACAATGGAATACAACGAAGTCGATACTTGTGCTGCAGAGTTTGAAGCACTTACACCATATCTTTACTCAACTACAAATATAACTAAAATACCTGCACCTAAAAGACAAAGCAATAAGAAAAAAGTCCTTATTATAGGTGGTGGTCCAAATAGAATCGGTCAAGGTATAGAATTTGACTACTGTTGTGTTCATGCTGCATTTGCACTAAAAGAAATGGATATAGAAACCATTATGTACAACTGTAACCCTGAAACGGTATCAACGGATTATGACACTTCAGACGTGCTTTATTTTGAGCCTATTGATTTTGAACACGTACGTGAAGTAATTGAACAAGAAAAACCCGATGGAATCATAGTTCACTTTGGTGGACAAACTCCTCTTAAACTAGCTGATAGCCTAACTAAAATAGGTGCAAATATATCTGGTACGCCTTCTGCCGTCATTGATTTAGCAGAAGATAGAGAACAGTTTAGCGATTTTGTAAACAAACATGGTTTAAAACAACCCGCTAACGGTCTTGCATCTGCAAAAGAGCAAGCTCCTGCAATAGCATCTAGAATAGGATATCCCGTACTTGTTCGTCCCTCTTTCGTACTAGGCGGTCGCGGTATGAAAATAGTATATTCTGAAGATGAGTTAAACGAATATATGGAACTTGCTATTTCAGTTTCAAACGAAGCTCCGGTTTTAATTGACAAGTTTTTAGATCAGGCGATTGAACTTGATGTTGATTGTATATCTGACGGCAATGAAGTATATATAGGTTCAGTTATGCAACATATTGAAGAAGCGGGCATCCATTCGGGTGATTCGGCTTGTTCACTGCCTCCTGTAAATTTAAGCGATGAGATGATTAAAAAAGTTGAAGCTCAAACCAAAGTTATAGCTTTAGGTCTCGGTGTACGCGGTCTTATGAATGTTCAGTATGCTATTTATGAAGGTGAAATTTATCTGATAGAAGTAAATCCAAGAGCTAGCCGTACTGTTCCGTTTGTATCCAAAGCTACAGGTATGCCGCTTGCAAAAGTTGCAACTCGTGTAATGATGGGAGAAACTCTTAGAAGTTCACTAGATTTTTACGATAAATATAATATAGTAAAAGAAGATAACGGTGTACTAAAACCTGAGCTTAAAGGTCATATATCCGTAAAAGAAGCAGTTTTTCCTTTCCATAAACTAATAGGAGCCGATTTGACTCTTAGCCCTGAGATGAAATCAACCGGTGAGGTTATGGGTGTAAGTAAAAACTTTGGAATAAGTTTTGCAAAATCTCAAATAAGTGCAGGAAATAAAATCCCAACAGCAGGTACATGTTTTCTAAGCTTTGTAGATGCAGACAAAGAAAATGCAACCGAAATTGCACAAGGTTTAGTAAATCACGGATTTAAACTGGTAGCTACTAAAGGTACACAAGAGCATCTAGCTTCTAAGGGTGTTGAGTGTGAACGTATATTAAAAATATCAGAAGGTCGCCCAAATATAGAAGACTCTATGAAAAACGACGAGATAGCAATGGCTATAAATACTTCGGATAACAATACTGCTAAAAAAGATGCCGTAGTTATACGTCAAGAGGTACTTAAGCGTTCAATTCCTTACTTTACTACTTTAAGTGCCGCTCGTGCTTTATTGCTTGCACTTGATGAGATGAAAGATGATTCATGGTCAGATGCAAAAGCAATACAAGATTTCTTAATATAA
- the mreC gene encoding rod shape-determining protein MreC, which translates to MNKELLSFFLIFIALFVGAMYYTNIIQGPFISALNYVKSTYHDTVEYASENIDKHFFQTKQIEELKEKLEKYENNHLVMQQLASEVNDLFSVNKTTLKTNPKVELVRAISYKRFGDLNRLWIEMDDFNSSKIYGLTYKELVAGIVVSNGDKPLAILNRDRKCTYAVYVGDKKAPGVANGNDEKNIMVEYIPSWFKIKKGDLVTTSGLDDIFFKGLKVGTVLSVTKSQGYQSAVVEPYYDSSEPSYFHLIKSVK; encoded by the coding sequence ATGAATAAAGAGCTACTTAGCTTTTTTTTAATATTCATAGCACTCTTTGTAGGTGCTATGTATTATACAAATATAATTCAAGGACCGTTTATTTCAGCTCTGAACTATGTAAAATCAACATATCACGATACTGTAGAATATGCCTCTGAAAATATCGACAAGCATTTTTTTCAAACCAAACAGATAGAAGAACTAAAAGAAAAACTTGAAAAATATGAAAACAATCACTTGGTTATGCAACAGCTCGCTTCTGAAGTAAATGATCTGTTTTCAGTAAATAAAACAACATTAAAAACTAATCCAAAAGTTGAACTTGTCCGTGCTATTTCGTATAAAAGATTTGGTGATTTAAACAGATTGTGGATAGAGATGGATGATTTTAATTCTTCTAAAATATACGGCCTGACGTATAAAGAGTTAGTAGCAGGGATTGTCGTATCAAACGGAGACAAACCTCTTGCTATATTAAATAGAGACAGAAAATGTACATATGCAGTATATGTTGGAGATAAAAAAGCTCCCGGTGTTGCAAACGGAAACGATGAAAAAAATATTATGGTTGAGTATATTCCCTCTTGGTTTAAAATAAAAAAAGGTGACCTTGTAACTACCTCCGGACTCGATGATATTTTTTTTAAAGGTTTAAAAGTCGGAACAGTACTGTCCGTCACAAAAAGTCAGGGTTATCAAAGTGCTGTTGTTGAACCATATTACGATTCAAGCGAGCCAAGTTACTTCCACCTTATAAAATCCGTTAAATAA
- a CDS encoding rod shape-determining protein, producing the protein MVFNKLVGLFSNDLSIDLGTANTIVIAKGRGIIINEPSVVAVKTEKYGQQRVLAVGKEAKEMVGKTPGNIKAIRPMRDGVIADFDMTEKMIRKFIEKAHGRSALVSPRIIICVPYGLTQVERKAVRESALSAGAREVFLIEEPMAAAIGAGVEIRNPQGNLVVDIGGGTTEIGVVSLGGLVLSKSIRVAGDKIDQAIVNYIRKKYNLLIGERVAEDIKINIGTAVALETELAMVTNGRDQVEGLLSSVELTSEDAREAMREPLREIGEALRDVLEQMPPDLAGDIVNHGIILTGGGALIRQLDKFLSDIVKIPVFVADEPLLAVARGTGRALEEIDLLQELFENE; encoded by the coding sequence ATGGTATTTAACAAACTAGTAGGACTTTTTTCAAATGACTTATCGATAGATTTGGGTACTGCAAATACGATTGTAATTGCTAAAGGGCGCGGTATTATTATTAACGAACCTTCAGTTGTAGCCGTAAAAACAGAAAAATATGGACAACAACGTGTATTGGCAGTCGGTAAAGAAGCCAAAGAGATGGTCGGGAAAACTCCTGGTAATATCAAAGCTATCCGTCCAATGCGTGACGGCGTCATAGCTGATTTTGATATGACGGAAAAAATGATTCGTAAGTTTATTGAAAAAGCACACGGGCGTTCAGCTTTAGTATCTCCTCGTATCATTATTTGTGTGCCTTACGGTTTAACTCAGGTTGAGCGTAAAGCCGTTCGTGAATCGGCACTAAGTGCAGGTGCACGTGAAGTTTTTCTTATCGAAGAACCGATGGCTGCTGCAATCGGTGCCGGTGTTGAGATTCGTAATCCGCAAGGTAACTTGGTTGTCGATATAGGTGGCGGTACTACAGAAATAGGTGTCGTATCTCTTGGTGGACTGGTACTGTCAAAGTCTATCCGTGTAGCAGGTGATAAAATCGATCAGGCTATCGTTAACTACATTCGTAAAAAATACAACTTACTTATAGGTGAGCGTGTAGCAGAAGATATTAAAATCAACATTGGAACTGCCGTAGCACTTGAGACCGAACTTGCTATGGTTACAAACGGGCGTGACCAAGTTGAAGGTCTTTTAAGTTCTGTTGAATTAACAAGTGAAGATGCTCGTGAAGCTATGCGTGAACCGCTTCGTGAGATTGGTGAAGCACTTCGTGACGTATTGGAGCAAATGCCGCCTGATTTAGCAGGAGATATCGTTAATCACGGTATTATTTTAACAGGTGGTGGAGCATTAATTCGTCAACTTGACAAATTCTTATCAGATATTGTAAAAATACCTGTATTTGTTGCAGATGAACCACTTTTAGCCGTAGCACGCGGAACAGGTCGTGCACTAGAAGAGATAGACTTACTACAAGAGCTTTTTGAGAATGAATAA